The sequence AACGGGTCTGCCATCCTCAAGGTAGGGCATATCCTCAATCGGGAGGATCCGAGAGATAATCCCTTTATTTCCATGGCGGCCTGCCATTTTATCGCCCACCTGAATTTTCCGCTTCTGGGCTACGTAGACCCGAACCACCATATTGGCTCCAGGGGGGAGTTCATCTCCCTGTTCCCGGGTAAACAAGCGGACATCGACGACCCGCCCCCGCTCCCCATTGGGAACTCTCAGGGAGTTGTCGCGGACATCTCGGGCTTTTTCGCCAAAAATGGCTCGTAAGAGCTTTTCTTCCGGGGGTTGATCGGATTCGCCCTTGGGGGTGACTTTGCCAACAAGAATATCCCCTGCTTCTACCCAGGCTCCCTTGCGGATGATGCCGTTTTCATCCAGTTGCCGCAGGGAGTCTTCCCCCACATTGGGAATTTCTCGGGTAATTTCTTCAGGCCCCAGCTTGGTCTGCCGGGCTTCAATTTCATATTTCTCGACGTGGATGGAGGTATAGGTATCGTGTTGAACCAGTTTCTCGCTAATCAGAATTGCGTCTTCGTAGTTGTATCCCTCCCAAGGCATGTAGGCTACTAAGATGTTCTGCCCCAAAGCCAGTTCCCCTCCCTCTGTAGCGGAGCCGTCGGCTAGCACCTGACCCGCAAGGACGCGATCGCCCACAAAGACTAAGGGACGTTGATTCAGGCAGGTATCCTGGTTGGAACGCTGGTACTTCTGGAGCTGGTATTCAATTTCCCGACCCTGGGGTTCCCGGACGCGAATGGCGTTGGCATCTACGAAGACAACTTCACCATCGGTGCGGCTGACAATAACCATCCCAGAGTCACGAGCTGCTTGCGCTTCTAGGCCGGTGCCCACTAAGGGGCGTTCTGGACGGAGCAGGGGCACTGCCTGCCGTTGCATGTTCGAACCCATGAGCGCCCGGTTGGCATCGTCGTGCTCCAAGAAGGGAATCAGCGAGGTTGCCACTGAAATAATTTGCACTGGCGACACCGCAACATAATCCACTTCCGTGGGAGTGGTGGTGGTGAAGTCCTGCCGATAGCGCACGGGCACGGTATCGCCCAGAATGTAGCCATTTTTATCCATCGGGATGTCCCCAGGGGCAACCCGCAGATCATCTTCCTCATCGGCGGTCATGTAGACCGGGGAGAGATCCCGGCGTACCCGTCCATTCTCAACCGGGTAGAAGGGGGTCTCAATAAACCCGTAGGCATTGACACGGGCATGGGTTGCCAAGGAACCAATTAAACCTGCATTGGGGCCTTCTGGGGTTTCAATGGGACAAATGCGTCCATAGTGAGAGGGATGGATATCTCGAACCGCAAAGCCAGCACGCTCACGGGTCAGGCCTCCGGGACCGAGGGCACTCAAGCGGCGTTTGTGGGTGAGTTCGGCCAGGGGATTGGTTTGATCCATAAACTGAGACAGTTGACTGGAACCAAAAAATTCCTTAATCGCAGCAACAAGGGGCTTGGGGTTAACCAAGGAGGCAGGGGTTAAGGAATCCGCATCGGAGACAGTCATCCGCTCTCGGATAATCCGCTCTAGACGATTGAGCCCCACTCGTACCTGGTTCTGCAACAACTCACCTACGGAACGAACCCGTCGGTTGCCTAAATGGTCAATGTCATCGATGCTGCCAATGTCGAATTCTAAGTTGATCAAATAATCGATCGCCGCCAGAATGTCCTGAGACTGCAAAACCCGCATGGTTTCTGGAACATTCAAGCGCAGCTTCTTATTCATCTTGTAGCGACCCACCTTGCCCAAGTCATATCGCTTGGGATCAAAGAAGCGAGAATCTAAGAGTTGCTGCCCGCCAGAAACCGTGGGGGGCTCCCCCGGTCGCAGTTTACGGTATAGCTCCATCAGCGCATCTTCTTCGCTGAATTGACCTTCTTTCTCAATGGTTTTCTGGAAATATTCTGGGTGACGCAGCCCGTCAAAGATCTCATTGTCAGTCAACCCTAGAGCCTTGAGCAAGACCTGAGCTGACAACTTCCGGGTCTTATCAATTCGCACCCAAACTAAATCGTTCTTATCAGTTTCAAATTTTAACCACGCCCCCCGGTTAGGGATTAAATTGGCGTTATAACTCCGTCGCCCATTCTTGTCAATTTCTGACTTATAGTAGACCCCAGGACTACGAACTATCTGGTTGACAATGACTCGCTCAGCACCGTTGATGATAAAGGTACCGCGATCCGTCATCAGGGGCAAATCCCCAATAAAGACTTCTTGTTCTTTAATCTCCCCCGTTTCTTTGTTGATCAGGCGCGTGGGTACGTACATTTGTACCGCATAGGTGCCATCGCGACGCTTGGCTTCATCAACGTCGTACTTGGGACGCTTGAGTTTGAAGTCTTTCCCCAGGAAGTGGAGTTCCAACTTACCTGTATAGTCAGTAATAGGTGAGAAGCTATCGAGTTCTTCAATCAATCCTTCTTCCAAGAACCAGCGAAAGCTTTCTCGTTGAATTTCAATCAGGTCAGGTAAGGTGAAGGCAGGTGCAGTATAGTTCTGAGTCATGCGTCTCCTCGAACTGGTCGCGCTAAGCAAATTTTAGACATTATGATACTTGTGCCAATAAGTCAATAGACGCCAAAAAGAACCCTGAAAAGATTCAGGTTTCAAATGAATGGGAGCTGGCGCTGTTGTTTCAAGATCGCAGGCATTCTTCCTCTAAATTATGACGTAGATAGATCGGAGATGGAGCACCCCACCGATCACGGCACCGGAGCAGGTTGACGAACTTCACTAGCTCCCACTTCTGGTTCAGAGAGCTTGAGACCAAAGAGCTGACAGGCATTCTGGGTTGTCTGTTGGGCAATCACTGTTAACGGAACGCCCCGTAACCGGGACAGCTGCTCAGCAACGTAGCGAACGTAGGCTGGCTCATTCCGAGGCTCTCCCCGCTTGGGAACGGGCGCTAAGAAGGGGCAATCGGTTTCAATCAACAGGCGATCGCTGGGGACGACTTGGGCTGAAGCTTGAATCTGAAGCGCCTTCTTAAACGTCACAGTGCCACTGAAGCTGATATAAAACCCCAAATCTAAAAACCACTGGGTTTCCTCCGGGGTGCCACCCCAGCAGTGCATAACGCCCTGCAGAGAGGGGAGACCATAACGATTGGTAAACTTGTGGAGAAAATCAGCCATGGGAGCAGCCGCATCCCGACAGTGGACAATCACCGGCAAGTCTAGCTGCTGAGCCACCCGCAGTTGAGCCTCAAAGGCTTGGTATTGTTGTTGTTGTGCTTCAGACTTGTAGAAGTCTAAACCCGTTTCACCAATGGCAACAACCCGAGAATCGGACTGGGCGAAATTCAGAATTTCCGTAGCAGTTTCTGGTTGCCACTTCTCAGCATCCAGGGGATGCAAGCCAACGGCAAATGACAACTCTGGGTAAACATTAGCAATTGCCTGAATACCCGGAAACTCCCAAGGTTCGACACAGGAATGTACCAGGTGGACTACCCCTGCTGCCTGCCACCGTGATCGGACAACCGCTAGATCAGATTGAAACACATCAAAGTTGATGTGGACATGAGTGTCAATCAACTGCATAGATGTGGAAGACTGCCGTAGAGGAGAGGGATGAATTCAGGAAACAAACCGGTTGGTTCAGGATGCAATTGACACTGTATGCCGCTTAAGGGCATGGGAGAGCAGAGATTTCTTACGAGCGCCGTTGTTAGGATGCAAGACTCCCCGTTTCACAGCCTTGTCAATCTTGCTGTAGGCAGCCGACAGACTTGTCTGAACTTCCTGCATCAGATCGGGGTTGGGGTTGGCTGCATAGGTTTGAACAGAAGCCAAACACTTCTTCATCAGGGTCTTAACAGCAGACTTGTAAGCTTTATTGTGCAGACGATTACGCTCAGCAATGCTAACGCGCTTAACAGCAGACTTGATATTAGCCACAATCAGTTCCGGAGATGATTGATTGAAAATACACGAGGTCTATTAGTGTAGCACCAATAGCTGCGCTTGTGTGGCCTCTCCATTCAAAAAAATCCGGGTTAAGCTAAGGTTGTGAGTATTGGTGATCCAGAGTCTAGGTCAAGATCCTGAATCTCAACCGATGCTCAACGAGGTAGTTCCTGAGATTGGCATTCCAACTCCATGCTGCGAATCATTACTCAGTGGGCTGAGGCATTAACTGAGCTACGACGGATTTGTAATCGTACCCACGACGACCAGGTTGTGCATAAAGAGGCAACGGTTCGGGAAGTCCTCCAGGCTGTCAAACGTCAAGGAGACCGGGCACTCTTACACTACACAGCTGAATTTGATCGGCAAAGCCTGAAACCTGAAGAGCTACGGGTGACGGGGTCAGAGTTAGATGCTGCTTACCAGCAGGT comes from Neosynechococcus sphagnicola sy1 and encodes:
- the rpoB gene encoding DNA-directed RNA polymerase subunit beta codes for the protein MTQNYTAPAFTLPDLIEIQRESFRWFLEEGLIEELDSFSPITDYTGKLELHFLGKDFKLKRPKYDVDEAKRRDGTYAVQMYVPTRLINKETGEIKEQEVFIGDLPLMTDRGTFIINGAERVIVNQIVRSPGVYYKSEIDKNGRRSYNANLIPNRGAWLKFETDKNDLVWVRIDKTRKLSAQVLLKALGLTDNEIFDGLRHPEYFQKTIEKEGQFSEEDALMELYRKLRPGEPPTVSGGQQLLDSRFFDPKRYDLGKVGRYKMNKKLRLNVPETMRVLQSQDILAAIDYLINLEFDIGSIDDIDHLGNRRVRSVGELLQNQVRVGLNRLERIIRERMTVSDADSLTPASLVNPKPLVAAIKEFFGSSQLSQFMDQTNPLAELTHKRRLSALGPGGLTRERAGFAVRDIHPSHYGRICPIETPEGPNAGLIGSLATHARVNAYGFIETPFYPVENGRVRRDLSPVYMTADEEDDLRVAPGDIPMDKNGYILGDTVPVRYRQDFTTTTPTEVDYVAVSPVQIISVATSLIPFLEHDDANRALMGSNMQRQAVPLLRPERPLVGTGLEAQAARDSGMVIVSRTDGEVVFVDANAIRVREPQGREIEYQLQKYQRSNQDTCLNQRPLVFVGDRVLAGQVLADGSATEGGELALGQNILVAYMPWEGYNYEDAILISEKLVQHDTYTSIHVEKYEIEARQTKLGPEEITREIPNVGEDSLRQLDENGIIRKGAWVEAGDILVGKVTPKGESDQPPEEKLLRAIFGEKARDVRDNSLRVPNGERGRVVDVRLFTREQGDELPPGANMVVRVYVAQKRKIQVGDKMAGRHGNKGIISRILPIEDMPYLEDGRPVDIVLNPLGVPSRMNVGQVYECLLGWAAENLEVRFKLTPFDEMHGVEASRSTVHGKLLTAREETGKDWMFDPNNPGKIQVFDGRTGEPFDRPVTVGKAYMLKLVHLVDDKIHARSTGPYSLVTQQPLGGKAQQGGQRFGEMEVWALEAYGAAYTLQELLTVKSDDMQGRNEALNAIVKGKAIPRPGTPESFKVLMRELQSLCLDVAVHKLETKEDGSSRDLEVDLMADVNSRRAPSRPTYESISREELEEEDA
- a CDS encoding TatD family hydrolase, which produces MQLIDTHVHINFDVFQSDLAVVRSRWQAAGVVHLVHSCVEPWEFPGIQAIANVYPELSFAVGLHPLDAEKWQPETATEILNFAQSDSRVVAIGETGLDFYKSEAQQQQYQAFEAQLRVAQQLDLPVIVHCRDAAAPMADFLHKFTNRYGLPSLQGVMHCWGGTPEETQWFLDLGFYISFSGTVTFKKALQIQASAQVVPSDRLLIETDCPFLAPVPKRGEPRNEPAYVRYVAEQLSRLRGVPLTVIAQQTTQNACQLFGLKLSEPEVGASEVRQPAPVP
- the rpsT gene encoding 30S ribosomal protein S20, which produces MANIKSAVKRVSIAERNRLHNKAYKSAVKTLMKKCLASVQTYAANPNPDLMQEVQTSLSAAYSKIDKAVKRGVLHPNNGARKKSLLSHALKRHTVSIAS